The following DNA comes from Streptomyces sp. NBC_00690.
GCCGTCGACGTGGCGCGCATCCTGGCTCGCTCGGCACAGGAACTGACACCGACCGATGTGCCCCAGGACGTACTGGACGCACTGGGGCGCAGCCGGGTGCGCGATGTGCACATGGTGGGTCGGCGTGGCCCCTCCCAGGCGAGGTTCACCACCAAGGAGCTGCGCGAGTTGGGATCCCTGCCATCCGCTCGGATGGTCGTCACCCCCGCCGATCTCGCCCTGGATCCCGCGTATGCCGACGCCTCGGGCGTCACGGCAGCCGCCCTCCCTGCTGTCAACCGTCGCAATCTCGACACCGTACGGACCTGGGGCGACGAGTCGGACCCGGCTCCGCGATCACCGAACGGACCCCGTATCCACCTGCGGTTCTTCCTTCGTCCCGTGGAGTTCTTGGAAGCGGATGGCGCAGTGGCGGGGGTGCGGTTCGAGCGGACCGCTCCGGACGGGCTGGGTGGCGTGCAGGGCACGGGCGCGTACGAGGACATCGCAGCCGGGTTGGTGCTACGGGCGGTCGGCTATCGCGGAGTGCCGCTGCCCGGCCTCCCCTTCGACGCCGATCGGGGAACCGTGCCCCACCGGGACGGGCGGGTGCTGCGCGGTGGGAAGCCTTCGCCCGGCGAGTACGTCGCCGGTTGGATCAAGAGGGGGCCCACCGGGGTGATCGGTACCAACCGTCCGTGCGCCAAGGAGACGGTGGCGTCGCTGCTGGACGACGCGGGTGCGTTGGTGCAACGGTCCGTGGTCGAGGATCCCTTGCGAGAGCTGAGGGCCTCGGGTCATCGCCCGGTGCTCTGGGCGGGCTGGCGGGCGATCGAGGCCGCCGAGGAGGAGTTGGGCCGCTCCCTGGGCCGCCCGTCGGTGAAGATCACGGGTTGGGACGACCTCCTGGCGGCGGCCCTCGGCCGGGGCGGGTCGTGAAGCAGTGCCGTCCGGCCAGGTGTGCAGCCAGGCGGGTGGTCAGTCCTCGGTGAGCGACGTCATGCGCTCGGACTGACGAGCGACGGCGGCGAGCACGGCGTCGAGCAGTCCCGGGAAGAGTGCGTCCAGATCGTCGCGGCGCAGGCCGTTCATCTTGGCGGTGCCCTGGTAGACCTGGCGGATCACACCGCTCTCCCTTAGTACGCGGAAGTGGTGTGTGGTGGTCGACTTGGTGACCGGCAGACTGAAGTCCGAGCAGGAGACCTGGTCTTCGGATGCTGCGAGAGCGCTGACCACACGCAATCGCATGGGGTCCGAAAGTGCGTGGAGCAGGCTCTCCAGCCGGATCTCCGCACGGGTGGGATGGGCGAGTTCACGGGTGCTGGTCACACTGTCCATGCTGGCTCTCCTTCGTCGATCGGCTGACCGAGCAGTCGGCTGAGCAGCCGGTTGACTGAGCGGCTGAGGGGCGGCATCGAGCTCCATAGTACGAGAGTCCTCGTAGTTTGACAGGTGCCGTACTACGAGGTCTATCGTACTACCTGTTGGCGCTCGCCTCTCAGAGCCGAGGCGCCGCTCTCTGCCGTTCGTGCCGCCCCACCGCCCCCGACCGAGGGAGTCCGCCATGAGCACCCTGTTCCAGCCCTACACCCTGCGATCGCTGACCATCCCCAACCGGGTGTGGATGGCTCCGATGTGCCAGTACTCGGCGGAGATGGCCGGACCCAACATGGGCGCTGCGACGGACTGGCACTTCGCCCACTACGCGGCCCGCGCGGCCGGAGGCACCGGCCTGATCCTGGTCGAGGCGACTGCGGTGAGCCCTGAGGGCCGGATCAGTCCCGGGGACCTCGGGATCTGGAACACCACCCAGGTCGAGTCCCTGCGCCGCATCACCGACTTCCTCAAGGAGCAGGGCACGGTTCCGGGCATCCAACTGGCCCACGCGGGGCGCAAAGCATCGACCGACCTGCCTTGGCGGGGCGGCGACCCCGTCGACCCCGAGGCCCATGGCTGGCAACCGGTCGCCCCGAGTCCGGTGCCCTTCGACGAAGGCCATCCGGTGCCCACCGAACTGACGGTGGAACAGATTCACGCGGTGACCGCGCAGTTCGTGGCCGCGGCCCGCAATGCGCTGGCTGCCGGCTTCGAGGTGGCCGAG
Coding sequences within:
- a CDS encoding FAD-dependent oxidoreductase: MLRIAVVGSGPSGIYAAQGLVQQARVPNIEVHVLDRLPCPYGLVRYGVAPDHTKIKSLQSNLRTVLEHERITFVGHIEVGSHGLTPERLLGLYHAVVYCVGAARDRQLGIPGEDLPGSHSATDFVSWYSAHPDATRNGFALSTGTAVVIGVGNVAVDVARILARSAQELTPTDVPQDVLDALGRSRVRDVHMVGRRGPSQARFTTKELRELGSLPSARMVVTPADLALDPAYADASGVTAAALPAVNRRNLDTVRTWGDESDPAPRSPNGPRIHLRFFLRPVEFLEADGAVAGVRFERTAPDGLGGVQGTGAYEDIAAGLVLRAVGYRGVPLPGLPFDADRGTVPHRDGRVLRGGKPSPGEYVAGWIKRGPTGVIGTNRPCAKETVASLLDDAGALVQRSVVEDPLRELRASGHRPVLWAGWRAIEAAEEELGRSLGRPSVKITGWDDLLAAALGRGGS
- a CDS encoding ArsR/SmtB family transcription factor → MDSVTSTRELAHPTRAEIRLESLLHALSDPMRLRVVSALAASEDQVSCSDFSLPVTKSTTTHHFRVLRESGVIRQVYQGTAKMNGLRRDDLDALFPGLLDAVLAAVARQSERMTSLTED